In the genome of Opitutia bacterium KCR 482, one region contains:
- a CDS encoding cysteine desulfurase codes for MEFNVSKIRRDFPALDQTMRGGGKLVYFDNAATAQKPRSVVDAVSNFYLRDNANIHRSAHELSDRATIAYERARNRVLEFANAPDGFTAVFTRGTTEALNIVAQAWGQENLKSGDEILLTEMEHHANIVPWQIAAQKTGAKIAVAKILPDGSLDMDDLKRKVSERTKIVSVAHASNVLGTVNDIAEISKIAKSVGAKFSVDAAQSSPHMLDDVSKFGCDFLSMSSHKCFGPTGCGALIARRELLDSMPPYQSGGDMIENVAWSGTIFRPSPERFEAGTPNIAGAIGFGAAIDYMMSIDREGAHAHERKLLDRMTARLSEIGGVRIFGNAAGKVPVVSFDCIGIHPNDISVMLDASGIAIRTGHHCAEPLMGTLGVEGLARASLAFYNTLEEVDFFADTLERAVKLLS; via the coding sequence TCGGTGGTCGATGCCGTCTCAAACTTCTACCTGCGCGACAACGCAAATATCCACAGAAGCGCGCACGAACTCAGCGACCGCGCAACAATCGCCTACGAACGCGCAAGGAACAGGGTGCTCGAATTCGCAAACGCGCCCGACGGTTTCACCGCAGTGTTCACGCGAGGCACAACGGAGGCGTTGAACATCGTCGCGCAGGCTTGGGGGCAGGAGAATTTGAAGTCGGGCGACGAAATCCTGCTTACCGAAATGGAGCACCACGCAAACATCGTGCCGTGGCAGATTGCCGCGCAAAAAACGGGCGCGAAAATCGCCGTCGCGAAAATCCTGCCCGACGGCTCGCTCGACATGGACGACCTCAAACGCAAGGTGTCGGAAAGGACGAAAATCGTATCAGTCGCGCACGCATCGAACGTGCTTGGAACGGTCAACGACATCGCGGAAATTTCGAAAATCGCAAAAAGCGTCGGGGCGAAATTTTCGGTAGACGCCGCGCAGTCGTCGCCGCACATGCTCGACGACGTCTCGAAGTTCGGCTGCGACTTCCTCTCGATGTCCTCGCACAAATGCTTCGGCCCGACGGGCTGCGGCGCGCTTATTGCAAGGCGCGAGCTGCTAGACTCAATGCCTCCCTACCAAAGCGGAGGCGACATGATTGAAAACGTCGCGTGGAGCGGCACAATTTTCCGCCCCTCCCCCGAACGCTTCGAGGCGGGCACGCCGAACATCGCAGGCGCAATCGGCTTCGGCGCGGCAATAGACTACATGATGTCGATTGACCGCGAGGGCGCGCATGCCCACGAGCGCAAGCTGCTCGACCGCATGACAGCGCGGCTTTCGGAAATCGGCGGGGTGCGCATTTTCGGAAACGCGGCGGGCAAAGTTCCCGTGGTGTCGTTCGACTGCATTGGAATCCACCCGAACGACATTTCCGTAATGCTCGACGCCTCTGGAATCGCGATTAGAACGGGGCATCACTGCGCCGAACCGCTTATGGGAACGCTCGGCGTGGAGGGGCTTGCGCGGGCGTCGCTTGCGTTCTACAATACGCTCGAAGAGGTGGATTTCTTCGCGGACACGCTCGAACGCGCGGTAAAACTGCTGTCGTAA
- a CDS encoding PEP-CTERM sorting domain-containing protein (PEP-CTERM proteins occur, often in large numbers, in the proteomes of bacteria that also encode an exosortase, a predicted intramembrane cysteine proteinase. The presence of a PEP-CTERM domain at a protein's C-terminus predicts cleavage within the sorting domain, followed by covalent anchoring to some some component of the (usually Gram-negative) cell surface. Many PEP-CTERM proteins exhibit an unusual sequence composition that includes large numbers of potential glycosylation sites. Expression of one such protein has been shown restore the ability of a bacterium to form floc, a type of biofilm.): MKKSLIVLSTFALFAGAAMAVEPTKTVESIEDVESFDIANGEYVQASGAYYRDGGLPDGTLHKGPVVNVGSMSIDGIFEVKASDQDTYRLYDVKKVSGAGEIRFGRGVYISQESNFSNFGGTLTLFTAVNEQGNRKGSGAYFLSGTNNPSNIKAFNLEENTELSFTNGNYTLNGKIEGAGTISARTRENLNFEGDKILENAAPANVAIKGDISNFSGSYVARESSSIKLETKLADNVVFVGDTGGTLELAGAAGDARKTITIDSHSDTTTNGNVFMYGNKAIIANNSRAGGKVDANCGYIYFGGNHEYTQADLVNHTFDKTTVLGDSAGNVVMGGKGAGALTAKGISAKVEDGVKIGTLVIGGADGATVEGNTQVIVDSGEIGAIYGGLNGVHNGATTIVVNGGKVGNIYGADGVGGTVNGNTTISVKDATVNQIYGSNYAYDKADETKFGGINGNIYITVDGNSKVGQIRGGINTNRQESEEIAKEKMVLGGNVNVNVKGNAVVGDGSVAIIGGGGSYGSVKEHVSIKISENATVNGDVFAGANSVNNDTRGNLPYVGTDTWLSVNDNATVNGNLFGGSRRFGVVKNNAYTNINGGTVNGNVYGGGQQGSTVEGMTAVRANGGVINGDIYGGGRNGGVVNKQTHVQTYEGATVAGNVYGGGENDTVKGNTQIEIYGNSDIKGDIYGGGKGADSKVIGNSSIRFVSNSNFTGTVDGAGQDGGTVAGTRILTFGGWQNGDKWDGDFNGKIKNINSIVLTNGSNVSNLKFDMAEPMSFGGEGTLEVITNLDGKNIDSKYLVNVLGSAPLDITFKNSTFSGNAINNNSYGVFLHWGAGKMALDGTTIEDNSITRNDGEKIQGILYYNGSGSGEVVNTVLKNNTVSATQVQSSGVFAYKQNLDIKGSQFIGNKSIGSNGSKLTNGAVYVENQSDTAKIVNISDTLFDGNSAENTGDASMGKGGALAVVKRFKGGKALGAGAEVVLNDAAFTNNSAGLGGAIYVGGETLTLNATKSATFSGNTATNGGFLYMDNGEAGSTASAKVSLNVADGATLTIGTTGGASDSIAGVESATLSKLGAGSLNVNGSMADFKGSLIVSAGVMNANNGLGAKSVSIANGATLGVALGNGALENASVANNGTLSLKRGTLADGATFALSNYSGEEGAVKAYGGILSGGTFTAGKSESFVSSAITVGTGANDVQSVKLSDKLSLDFDVSGLGEAALSVNEIKASTDLGGIKGDVLAAFDVDLSDNGNTYSVVFSAHVGAVEDASKLLAWHKGADGVWTKLDTAIDYADEIASIMVDGFSSYAFSQIPEPSTYAAILGVLALGLAVYRRRK; encoded by the coding sequence ATGAAAAAATCATTGATTGTATTGTCGACATTCGCGCTCTTTGCGGGCGCGGCAATGGCGGTAGAACCTACTAAAACTGTCGAGTCTATCGAAGATGTCGAAAGCTTCGACATTGCGAACGGAGAATATGTGCAGGCTTCGGGCGCGTATTATCGCGACGGCGGTTTGCCCGACGGAACACTCCATAAAGGTCCGGTTGTAAATGTCGGCAGTATGTCGATTGACGGTATCTTCGAGGTCAAAGCTTCCGACCAAGACACATACAGGTTGTATGACGTCAAAAAAGTTTCGGGAGCGGGAGAAATCCGTTTCGGCAGAGGCGTTTACATATCGCAAGAAAGTAATTTCTCGAATTTCGGCGGAACACTCACTCTTTTTACCGCGGTAAACGAGCAGGGCAACAGAAAGGGGTCGGGAGCGTATTTCCTTTCGGGCACAAATAATCCCTCCAATATTAAGGCTTTTAATCTGGAAGAAAATACGGAATTGTCATTTACAAACGGCAACTACACGCTTAACGGTAAAATCGAAGGTGCAGGAACAATTTCGGCAAGGACGCGGGAAAACCTCAATTTTGAGGGCGATAAAATCCTCGAAAACGCCGCTCCCGCAAATGTAGCGATTAAAGGCGACATTTCGAACTTTTCGGGTTCTTATGTTGCCAGAGAGTCTTCTTCCATAAAGCTTGAAACAAAACTTGCCGACAATGTTGTATTTGTCGGCGATACGGGCGGAACACTCGAACTTGCGGGTGCTGCGGGCGACGCAAGAAAGACCATAACAATAGATTCCCATTCCGACACGACAACAAACGGAAACGTGTTTATGTATGGCAACAAGGCAATAATTGCCAATAATTCGCGCGCTGGCGGCAAGGTCGACGCAAATTGCGGCTACATCTACTTCGGCGGCAACCACGAATACACACAGGCAGACCTTGTAAACCACACCTTCGACAAGACGACCGTCCTCGGCGATTCCGCAGGCAATGTAGTTATGGGCGGTAAAGGCGCAGGCGCGTTGACGGCTAAGGGCATAAGCGCAAAGGTTGAGGACGGCGTGAAAATCGGCACGCTCGTAATCGGCGGTGCGGACGGCGCGACGGTCGAGGGCAATACGCAGGTTATTGTCGATTCGGGCGAAATCGGCGCAATCTACGGCGGCTTGAACGGAGTCCACAATGGGGCGACAACTATCGTAGTTAACGGTGGCAAAGTCGGCAACATTTACGGCGCGGACGGCGTTGGCGGTACGGTCAACGGCAATACGACGATTAGTGTAAAAGACGCCACTGTAAATCAAATCTACGGTTCCAACTATGCCTACGATAAGGCGGACGAAACAAAATTCGGCGGCATCAACGGCAACATTTATATCACCGTTGACGGCAATTCGAAAGTCGGGCAAATTCGTGGCGGAATCAACACAAACAGGCAGGAAAGCGAAGAAATCGCCAAGGAAAAAATGGTTCTTGGCGGCAATGTCAACGTCAACGTAAAGGGCAATGCGGTCGTTGGCGACGGAAGTGTTGCAATTATCGGCGGCGGCGGTTCTTACGGTTCTGTGAAAGAACATGTAAGTATCAAAATTTCCGAGAATGCAACGGTCAACGGCGACGTTTTCGCTGGCGCAAACAGTGTAAACAACGACACGCGCGGCAACTTGCCCTATGTCGGTACGGATACTTGGCTTTCGGTCAACGACAACGCCACAGTTAACGGCAATCTCTTTGGCGGGAGCCGCAGGTTCGGCGTCGTTAAGAACAACGCCTATACAAATATCAACGGCGGCACAGTCAACGGCAACGTTTACGGCGGCGGCCAGCAGGGTAGCACGGTCGAGGGTATGACCGCGGTGCGCGCCAACGGAGGCGTAATCAATGGTGACATTTACGGCGGTGGCAGAAACGGTGGGGTTGTAAACAAGCAGACCCACGTTCAAACTTACGAAGGAGCGACAGTTGCAGGCAACGTCTACGGTGGCGGCGAAAACGACACGGTCAAAGGCAACACGCAGATTGAAATCTACGGAAATTCGGACATCAAGGGCGATATTTACGGCGGCGGCAAGGGCGCGGATTCCAAGGTGATCGGCAATTCGTCGATTCGCTTTGTCTCGAACAGCAACTTCACTGGCACGGTCGACGGCGCGGGTCAGGACGGCGGCACGGTCGCGGGAACGCGCATCCTCACCTTCGGCGGTTGGCAAAACGGCGACAAGTGGGACGGCGACTTCAACGGAAAAATCAAAAACATCAACAGCATAGTTCTCACAAACGGCTCGAACGTCTCTAACCTCAAATTCGATATGGCAGAACCCATGAGCTTCGGCGGCGAGGGCACGCTTGAAGTCATCACAAACCTCGACGGCAAAAACATTGATTCAAAATATCTTGTGAATGTTCTCGGCAGTGCGCCGCTCGATATCACGTTCAAGAACTCGACGTTCTCGGGCAACGCAATCAACAACAATTCCTACGGCGTATTCCTCCACTGGGGCGCGGGCAAAATGGCTCTCGACGGCACGACCATCGAAGACAACTCGATAACCCGCAACGACGGCGAGAAAATTCAGGGTATACTCTATTACAACGGTTCGGGCAGCGGCGAAGTTGTGAACACGGTGCTGAAAAACAACACTGTTTCGGCAACGCAAGTCCAATCGTCGGGCGTGTTTGCGTACAAGCAGAATTTGGATATAAAGGGCTCGCAGTTCATCGGCAACAAGTCGATTGGCTCAAACGGCTCTAAGCTCACAAACGGCGCGGTTTATGTGGAAAATCAAAGCGACACCGCAAAAATCGTCAACATTTCCGACACGCTCTTCGACGGCAATTCAGCCGAAAATACTGGCGATGCCTCCATGGGCAAGGGCGGCGCGCTCGCGGTTGTGAAACGTTTCAAGGGCGGTAAAGCACTCGGCGCAGGCGCGGAAGTTGTCCTCAACGACGCTGCGTTTACGAACAACTCGGCTGGCTTGGGCGGCGCGATTTATGTAGGCGGCGAAACGCTCACTCTCAATGCGACGAAGTCTGCTACATTCTCGGGCAACACTGCGACAAACGGCGGTTTCCTCTACATGGACAACGGCGAAGCGGGCAGCACGGCTTCGGCGAAAGTTTCGCTCAACGTCGCAGACGGCGCAACTCTTACAATCGGCACGACGGGCGGCGCAAGCGACTCTATCGCGGGTGTCGAATCGGCGACGCTATCGAAACTCGGCGCGGGTTCGCTCAACGTCAACGGCTCGATGGCTGACTTCAAAGGATCGCTCATCGTTTCCGCTGGCGTGATGAACGCAAATAACGGTCTCGGCGCGAAGTCGGTAAGCATTGCAAACGGAGCTACTCTCGGCGTTGCGCTCGGAAACGGCGCGTTGGAAAACGCCTCCGTCGCGAACAATGGCACGCTTTCTCTCAAACGCGGAACGCTTGCCGACGGCGCGACATTCGCACTCTCCAACTATTCGGGCGAAGAAGGCGCGGTCAAGGCTTACGGCGGCATTCTCAGCGGTGGAACATTCACGGCTGGCAAGAGCGAATCTTTCGTGTCTTCGGCAATCACGGTTGGCACTGGCGCGAACGACGTCCAGAGCGTGAAACTTTCCGACAAGCTTTCGCTCGACTTCGACGTTTCGGGGCTTGGCGAAGCGGCTCTCTCAGTCAACGAAATCAAGGCTTCTACCGACCTCGGCGGCATTAAGGGCGACGTTCTCGCGGCGTTCGACGTCGATTTGAGCGACAACGGCAACACATATTCCGTAGTGTTCAGCGCGCACGTCGGCGCGGTTGAAGACGCAAGCAAGCTGCTTGCGTGGCACAAGGGCGCGGACGGCGTTTGGACAAAGCTCGACACGGCAATAGACTATGCCGACGAAATCGCAAGCATCATGGTTGACGGATTCAGTTCATACGCGTTCTCGCAGATTCCCGAACCTTCGACTTATGCTGCGATTCTCGGCGTGTTGGCGTTGGGCTTGGCTGTGTACCGCCGCAGAAAGTAG
- a CDS encoding FAD-binding oxidoreductase: protein MDTLDYIIVGQGIAGSCLAFELLERGAKIEIFDESWRDAACLVAAGVINPITGKRLVKSWRSGLAHPYAKKFYRALESKLGAEFFHDRKILQLCRSPEERELWTTRAELPDYAEFLGESHPAGFFDALNDSNGSFFIEHSAWVETQQAMEAFKKYFESRGVLVRERFDYAKLDTSGETLSYGGLSARKIVFCEGWRAQKNPYFSWLPYRPAKGEILSIRSDAEVPPHIIHRGNWIMKCGDGLFRIGSTWDRERLDSEPTDAARAELLAAAPNMFGKKYAFDVVSHSAGVRPCTATTRPHLGAHPADSRLLSFNGFGSKGYALSPYFAKHFCDWLDGKTALDSEADLARHARKFFPKA, encoded by the coding sequence ATGGATACGCTCGACTACATAATAGTGGGGCAGGGCATTGCGGGTTCCTGCCTTGCGTTCGAGCTTCTCGAACGCGGCGCAAAGATTGAAATTTTCGACGAATCGTGGCGCGACGCCGCCTGCCTTGTCGCCGCGGGCGTCATTAACCCGATAACGGGTAAGCGGCTTGTCAAAAGCTGGCGGAGCGGTCTGGCGCACCCCTACGCAAAAAAGTTCTACCGCGCGTTGGAGTCTAAGCTTGGGGCGGAGTTTTTTCACGACAGAAAAATCCTCCAACTATGCCGCTCGCCCGAAGAGCGCGAACTTTGGACAACACGCGCCGAACTTCCCGACTACGCCGAATTTCTCGGCGAATCGCACCCCGCGGGCTTTTTCGACGCGCTCAACGACTCGAACGGCTCGTTTTTCATAGAGCATTCCGCGTGGGTAGAAACGCAGCAGGCAATGGAGGCGTTCAAAAAGTACTTCGAGTCGCGCGGCGTTCTCGTCCGCGAAAGGTTCGACTATGCGAAGCTCGACACGTCGGGCGAAACGCTTTCGTACGGCGGGCTTTCCGCGCGGAAAATCGTTTTCTGCGAGGGCTGGCGCGCGCAAAAAAACCCCTATTTTTCGTGGCTGCCCTACCGTCCCGCAAAGGGCGAAATTCTGTCGATACGCTCCGACGCCGAAGTTCCGCCGCATATCATACACAGGGGCAACTGGATTATGAAATGCGGCGACGGACTCTTCCGAATCGGCTCTACTTGGGACAGGGAACGCCTCGACTCCGAGCCTACCGACGCCGCCCGCGCCGAGCTTCTGGCGGCGGCTCCCAACATGTTCGGCAAAAAATACGCGTTCGATGTAGTGTCGCACAGCGCGGGGGTTAGGCCGTGCACCGCAACGACGCGCCCGCACTTGGGGGCGCACCCCGCCGATTCGCGGCTGCTTTCGTTCAACGGCTTCGGCTCGAAAGGCTACGCGCTAAGCCCGTACTTCGCAAAGCACTTTTGCGACTGGCTCGACGGCAAAACCGCGCTCGATTCGGAGGCCGACTTGGCGCGGCACGCCAGAAAGTTTTTCCCGAAGGCCTGA
- the ruvB gene encoding Holliday junction branch migration DNA helicase RuvB: protein MEKGSDYLQDALERREDDFESSLRPSGFDAFAGQPKTVERLKVMVGAAKKRGDTLSHILLHGPPGLGKTTLAFILGNEMGAQVRITSGPVVEKASDLAGLLTNLQEGDILFIDEIHRISRTVEEFLYSAMEDFRIDIMIDQGPNARSVRLNVPKFTLIGATTRTGMLSSPLRSRFTLQTRLDYYSRADLVSIVLRSCDLLGVRIDKNGADEIARRSRGTPRIANNLIRFVRDYAEERAGGKITRDVAVSALELLEIDENGLDEMDKRMLRVMAQNYGGGPVGLGTVAVAVNEEADTLEEVHEPYLIQEGFVKRTPQGRVLTDKAWRVLGLGGIARQGDLF, encoded by the coding sequence ATGGAAAAAGGAAGCGACTATCTCCAAGACGCGCTCGAACGCAGGGAGGACGATTTCGAATCGTCCCTGCGTCCGTCTGGCTTCGACGCATTCGCGGGGCAGCCCAAGACGGTCGAGCGGCTGAAAGTGATGGTAGGAGCTGCGAAGAAACGCGGCGACACCCTCAGCCACATTTTGCTCCACGGCCCCCCCGGTCTCGGCAAAACCACGCTCGCGTTCATCTTGGGCAACGAGATGGGAGCGCAGGTTCGCATAACTTCGGGCCCTGTCGTAGAAAAGGCGTCCGACCTCGCGGGGCTTCTTACGAACCTCCAAGAGGGCGACATTCTCTTTATCGACGAAATCCACCGCATTTCGCGCACCGTAGAGGAATTTCTTTACAGCGCGATGGAGGACTTCCGAATCGACATCATGATTGACCAGGGGCCGAACGCGCGGAGCGTGCGGCTGAACGTGCCGAAATTTACGCTAATCGGGGCTACCACGCGCACGGGCATGCTGTCGTCGCCGCTACGCAGCCGCTTCACGCTGCAAACGCGGCTCGACTACTATTCGCGGGCGGATTTGGTTTCAATCGTCCTGCGCTCGTGCGACCTGCTCGGCGTGCGCATCGACAAAAACGGCGCGGACGAAATCGCCCGACGCTCGCGCGGCACTCCGCGCATAGCAAACAACCTCATACGCTTTGTGCGAGACTACGCCGAGGAACGCGCGGGCGGGAAAATCACGCGCGACGTCGCAGTCTCCGCCCTCGAACTTTTGGAAATCGACGAAAACGGGCTTGACGAAATGGACAAGCGCATGCTCCGCGTCATGGCGCAAAACTACGGCGGCGGGCCCGTCGGGCTTGGAACGGTAGCCGTCGCCGTCAACGAGGAGGCCGACACTCTCGAAGAAGTCCACGAACCCTACCTCATTCAGGAGGGATTCGTGAAGCGCACCCCGCAGGGGCGCGTGCTCACCGACAAGGCTTGGCGCGTGCTCGGGCTTGGCGGAATCGCGCGGCAGGGCGACCTTTTCTGA
- the recF gene encoding DNA replication and repair protein RecF (All proteins in this family for which functions are known are DNA-binding proteins that assist the filamentation of RecA onto DNA for the initiation of recombination or recombinational repair.) → MKINFVRLENFRNVEFADVRLDAQSVWIRGKNAQGKTNLLESLGMLCALRSFRTSDMSAIVACGKDEARILAGVEHEKFGECEILISVSDKRRVSVNGEETKFSDFIGKFPALAMGNEDIRLLRGSPENRRKDADMFVSSLDAEYFAALKTYHAALAHRNALLRGGETGESAYLPFEIQMAEAAAKILSARRGILGELGRRATEKYEILARENGESAEIKIRPNCDAESPAALLKILAEHRAKDIERRATSHGPHRDDFKILVGGRDAKTYASEGQQRSAVIALKLAQFEILRDTLGVRPTVLCDDILGELDASRRSAFWSCVDADAQIVATSTTDAPTDAARGVWKTITARAGTFE, encoded by the coding sequence GTGAAGATTAATTTTGTAAGGCTCGAAAATTTCAGGAATGTGGAGTTTGCCGACGTGCGGCTCGACGCGCAAAGCGTGTGGATTCGCGGCAAAAACGCGCAGGGGAAGACCAACCTGTTGGAGTCGCTCGGAATGCTTTGCGCTCTGCGCTCGTTCAGGACATCGGACATGTCGGCAATAGTCGCGTGCGGCAAAGACGAGGCGCGGATTCTCGCGGGGGTTGAGCACGAAAAATTCGGCGAGTGCGAAATCCTGATTTCCGTTTCCGACAAGCGGCGCGTTTCGGTCAACGGCGAAGAGACCAAATTTTCCGACTTCATCGGCAAATTCCCCGCGCTCGCAATGGGCAACGAAGACATCAGGCTTCTGAGAGGCTCGCCCGAAAACCGCAGGAAAGACGCCGACATGTTCGTTTCATCGCTCGACGCCGAATATTTCGCCGCCCTCAAAACCTACCACGCCGCCCTCGCGCACCGCAACGCGCTTCTGCGCGGCGGCGAAACGGGCGAATCGGCGTACCTGCCGTTCGAAATTCAGATGGCGGAGGCCGCCGCAAAAATCCTGTCGGCGAGGCGCGGGATATTGGGAGAGCTCGGCAGGCGCGCTACCGAAAAATACGAAATCCTCGCGCGGGAAAACGGCGAAAGCGCGGAAATAAAAATCAGGCCCAACTGCGACGCCGAATCGCCCGCCGCCCTGCTGAAAATCCTCGCCGAACACAGGGCGAAGGACATCGAACGCCGCGCAACCTCGCACGGGCCGCACCGCGACGACTTCAAAATACTCGTCGGCGGCAGGGACGCGAAAACGTACGCGTCGGAGGGGCAGCAGAGGTCGGCGGTAATCGCGCTGAAACTCGCGCAGTTCGAAATTCTGCGCGACACTCTCGGCGTCCGACCGACCGTTCTTTGCGACGACATTTTGGGAGAGCTTGACGCCTCGCGCCGCTCCGCGTTCTGGTCTTGCGTGGACGCCGACGCGCAGATTGTGGCGACCTCCACAACCGACGCCCCGACCGACGCCGCAAGGGGCGTCTGGAAAACAATCACAGCCCGCGCGGGAACTTTCGAATGA
- a CDS encoding SAM-dependent methyltransferase: protein MNPVLAKLFGEHARGNSAKIPWETFIDACLYDAEFGYYRKDKLRVGGDGADFYTSASLKERVFSELVFESAKSLLAERGADIAGFEFYEIGAEPNTRIIENSKVARLGDPIEIPPNAVVISNELLDARPFSRFRFGGGKWRKGFAEIEKSGGGFGVCEIFGEADAAETAMLEKYFPRAKVEGFRIDASFDALELFEKICAQTRRGAIIFADYFRTAAELSELPFGTARGYFKHADFADIARNAGDADITFSPCSDMLADIAGKCGFCGISTETQESFFMRRARGKIREIAESPNPLDFRKRELAQLLSPVHMGAAFRVFSAVKL from the coding sequence ATGAACCCCGTTCTTGCAAAACTTTTCGGCGAACACGCCCGCGGGAACTCCGCAAAAATTCCGTGGGAAACTTTCATCGACGCCTGCCTCTACGACGCCGAATTCGGCTACTACCGCAAAGACAAACTGCGCGTGGGCGGCGACGGCGCGGACTTCTACACGTCGGCAAGCCTCAAAGAAAGGGTGTTCTCGGAGCTTGTGTTTGAGTCCGCAAAAAGCCTTCTGGCGGAGCGCGGCGCGGACATCGCAGGCTTCGAATTCTACGAAATCGGCGCGGAGCCGAACACGCGCATAATCGAAAACTCGAAAGTCGCGCGGCTCGGCGACCCAATCGAAATTCCGCCGAACGCCGTCGTAATTTCCAACGAGCTTCTCGACGCCCGCCCGTTCTCGCGCTTCCGCTTCGGCGGCGGCAAGTGGCGCAAGGGCTTTGCGGAAATCGAAAAGTCGGGCGGCGGATTCGGCGTTTGCGAAATTTTCGGCGAAGCGGACGCCGCCGAAACCGCAATGCTCGAAAAATATTTTCCCCGCGCGAAAGTGGAGGGGTTCAGGATAGACGCTTCGTTCGACGCCCTCGAACTCTTCGAAAAAATCTGCGCCCAAACGCGGCGCGGCGCGATAATTTTTGCCGACTATTTCAGAACCGCCGCCGAGCTTTCCGAACTGCCCTTCGGCACGGCGCGCGGATACTTCAAGCATGCGGATTTCGCCGACATCGCGCGGAACGCGGGCGACGCCGACATCACGTTTTCGCCGTGCTCCGACATGCTCGCAGACATCGCGGGCAAATGCGGATTTTGCGGAATTTCTACGGAGACGCAGGAGTCGTTTTTCATGCGGCGCGCGCGGGGAAAAATCCGCGAGATTGCCGAATCTCCCAACCCGCTCGACTTCCGCAAGCGCGAGCTTGCGCAACTGCTAAGCCCCGTCCACATGGGAGCGGCGTTCAGGGTGTTTTCGGCGGTAAAACTTTAA